One stretch of Candidatus Omnitrophota bacterium DNA includes these proteins:
- a CDS encoding Na/Pi cotransporter family protein yields MTTETLFMLMGGLGFFFFGMELMSDGLKKVSGEKLKAFLHSATKVPAMGVFVGAIVTCLIQSSSATTVMTVGFVNAGLLSLSQAITVVMGANIGTTFTAWLVSSMSIFKVTNYSLPAIGIGFMLMKFGKTRKARSFGQVILGFGLLFTGLSFMKDAFVPLKNSSYIINIFATLGQSPILGVLTGIIFTVLLQSSSATIAIVQVLAFNGVLGFPAAIAIVLGDNVGTTITAQLAALNTNIAAKRTAMAHTLFNVLGTAYMMFFLYTGLYEKAVYLIIPGEISSKSIMFYIAVAHSLFNIVNTIVFLPMVGWLEKISILMVPKKEGTVDIGTQYLEKHILATPGIALDMIKKETGYMLSLAAESVSLAFESFINNEVNNIKKVAKLEDAVDNLQSEITQYIVELSGKTLSEDENSQLPVLIHNVNDIERIGDHSENITELAERKIEEKLPLTAEAVLELDLMWAELNSMMTETGQLLAGSDISGAKNILEHEEKINRFQKNLKNGHVDRLNKGECNLKSGILFLDLVDNLEKIGDHLANITEGIMGDMQWKGQKHHQR; encoded by the coding sequence ATGACCACGGAAACGCTGTTTATGCTGATGGGAGGCCTTGGGTTTTTCTTTTTCGGTATGGAACTGATGTCGGACGGCCTTAAAAAGGTTTCCGGGGAAAAACTTAAAGCATTCTTACACAGCGCAACGAAAGTTCCGGCGATGGGGGTTTTCGTCGGGGCAATCGTAACCTGCTTGATTCAGTCTTCCAGCGCAACGACAGTTATGACGGTAGGTTTCGTTAACGCCGGGCTTCTCTCCCTAAGCCAGGCAATAACCGTTGTTATGGGCGCCAATATCGGAACCACCTTCACCGCATGGCTGGTATCCTCAATGTCAATATTTAAAGTTACCAACTACTCACTGCCGGCAATAGGAATAGGTTTTATGCTGATGAAATTCGGCAAAACCAGAAAGGCGAGATCTTTCGGACAAGTCATACTTGGTTTTGGCCTGCTGTTCACAGGACTTTCTTTCATGAAAGATGCTTTTGTACCTTTAAAGAACAGCTCTTACATAATAAATATATTCGCCACATTAGGCCAGAGCCCTATATTGGGTGTCTTGACCGGAATCATTTTTACAGTTCTGTTGCAAAGCTCGAGCGCGACAATAGCCATTGTTCAGGTGCTGGCTTTTAACGGGGTCTTAGGTTTTCCGGCGGCAATAGCAATTGTACTCGGTGATAATGTGGGAACGACAATAACCGCTCAGCTGGCCGCGCTGAATACAAATATAGCGGCAAAGAGAACCGCGATGGCCCATACTTTGTTTAATGTATTAGGAACTGCTTACATGATGTTTTTCCTGTACACAGGCCTCTACGAGAAAGCGGTATATTTAATTATCCCCGGTGAAATATCGTCAAAAAGCATAATGTTCTACATTGCGGTGGCCCATAGCTTGTTTAATATCGTAAACACCATAGTATTTCTGCCAATGGTCGGCTGGCTTGAAAAAATAAGTATCCTTATGGTTCCGAAAAAAGAAGGGACTGTGGATATAGGGACTCAGTATCTTGAAAAACATATTCTCGCAACACCGGGGATAGCGCTGGATATGATAAAAAAAGAAACGGGCTATATGCTTAGCTTGGCTGCAGAATCAGTTTCATTGGCCTTTGAAAGTTTTATAAACAACGAAGTAAACAATATAAAAAAAGTAGCGAAACTGGAAGATGCCGTCGACAATCTGCAATCGGAGATAACACAGTATATTGTCGAACTTTCCGGTAAGACCCTGTCCGAGGATGAAAACAGCCAGCTGCCGGTGCTGATCCACAATGTCAATGATATAGAAAGAATCGGAGATCACTCAGAAAATATTACTGAACTTGCCGAAAGGAAAATTGAAGAGAAGCTTCCTCTAACCGCGGAAGCTGTCTTAGAGTTAGATCTTATGTGGGCTGAATTAAACAGCATGATGACAGAAACAGGACAGCTTCTTGCCGGCAGCGATATATCCGGCGCAAAAAATATACTGGAGCATGAAGAAAAGATAAACCGTTTTCAGAAAAACCTGAAAAACGGGCATGTGGACAGGCTGAACAAAGGAGAATGTAACCTG